Part of the Faecalibacterium duncaniae genome, GCAAGCCTTGCAAGCCCCGGAACCGGGTGTATAATAGGGGTATCGCCTTTGATCCGCTCTGAGAAAAAAGAGCAGCCGCGCAATGCGTGGGAAAACACAGAAACGGTAGGAAGAAATGGAAAAATTCAGCGTCAAAAAACCGTTCACCGTTCTGGTTGCAGTCATCATGGTCATCATGCTGGGCCTTGTGTCCGTGCAGAATATGCAGACCAACCTGCTGCCAAACGTGAACACACCGTACCTGATGGTGGTCACGGTCTATCCCGGTGCTAGCCCGGAGCGTGTGGAGAACGAGGTCTCCGACGTGATGGAGAGTGCGCTGGGCACCATCTCGGGCGTGAAAAACGTCACCGCCACCTCGGCAGAAAACTACAGTCTGCTGCTGATGGAGTTTGAGGATGATACGGACATGAACAGTGCCGTGGTCAAGGTGTCCAACAAGGTGGATCAGACCGCCTCCAGCCTGCCAAGCACCTGTATGACCCCCTCCATCATTGAATATACCCTGAACATGAACGCCTTTATGACCGTGGCTGTCAGCCGCGAGGGCAGCGATTCCTATGAGCTGGCCGATTTCGTCAACGACACCATGGTCCCCTATATCGAGCGTCAGGGCGGCGTTTCCAATATTTCCGCCAATGGTCTGGTCACCCGGATGGTGCAGGTGCAGCTCGATCAGGAAAAGATCGATGCCATCAACGAAAAGCTGCTGGAAGTCATTGACGTGCAGCTGGCCGATGCAAAGGCCCAGCTGGACACTGCCGAAGCTCAGATCGAGGCGGGCAGAAAGCAGTACGAGACCCAGCTGGCCAGTTACGACAAGCTGGTCAGCGATACCATCAACAGCCAGTATTCCGGCGAACTGCAGGATTCCTTCATGCTGGTCAAAAAGCAGGCACAGGCCCTTTTAGACAGCGTCAACCAGCTCATTGCCGTGGTCAACGAGCCGGAGATCCAGCAGGCCCTGATCGATGTGCGGGACGGCCTGCAGCGGGTCGTGGACAAGTTCAACGAGACCGGAATGCAGGATATCGATTCTCTGATCGAAATCGTGGCGGAGCTGCGCGATATCACCGATAAGCTGACCACCGCTTTGCAGGAGCTGCAGCAGCGCCTGAACGCGCAGGGCGACACCGCCGGTACAACGGCCGGGGAGCTGGCCGATGATCTGCAGGTGCAGCAGAGCCTGAACAACATCTACAGCACACTGGAGAGCACCATCAAGGCCATGGACGACGTGCCCGGCCTGATGGACCAGTTCACCCAGATCGTGGGCAGCTATTCCCAGCAGCAGCTGCAGGCCTATATCAAGTTCACCGAGGCCCGCGAGATGCTGAACGATTACGAGAAGCAGCTGGAAGATGCCAAGCAGCAGTATGAGGATGCCAAGCAGATGGCCATGGAGAACTCCGACGTGGCCAAGATGCTGGATATCGACACGCTGGCACAGCTGATCTATGCCCAGAACTTCTCCATGCCCGCCGGTTATGTCAAGGATTCCAGCAACAAGTCCTGGCTGCTGAAGGTCGGCGAGGAGTACGACAGCATCGAGGATATCTCCGGTGCCCTGCTGCTCCATGTGGACGGCTTTGGCGATGTCCGCCTGTCTGACGTGGCCGATGTGCAGATCATTGACAACGCGGAGGACAGCTTTACCCGCCTGAACGGCGAGCGCTCTGTGGTGCTGAAGATCTTCAAGAGCAATTCTTCCAGCGCCGGTGAAGTTTCCGGCAACTGCAAGGCTGCCTTCAAAGAGCTGGAACAGAAATACGATGGCCTGCATGTGGTCGTGCTGTCCAACCAGGGCAACTACATCAGCATCATCGTCAGCAGCATCCTGAGCAGTATGCTCATTGGTGCGGCCCTTGCCATCATCGTGCTGGCCATCTTCCTCAAGGATATCAAGCCCACGCTGGTGGTCGGCATCAGTATCCCGCTGTCGGTGCTGTTTGCCGTGGTGCTCATGTACTTCACCGGTCTGGATATGAATATTATGACGCTGGCGGGCCTGTCCCTCGGCATTGGTATGCTGGTGGATAACTCCATCGTCGTCATCGAGAACATCTACCGTCTGCGCAGCCGCGGCGTGCCCGCTGCCCGTGCGGCGGTCCAGGGCACCAAGCAGGTGGGCATGGCCATCATGGCTTCCACCCTCACCTCTGTCTGCGTGTTCCTGCCCGTCATCTTCACATCGGGTGTCATCAAGAGCCTGCTGCAGCCCATGTCCATGTGCATTGGCTACTGTTTGGCTGCTTCCCTCATCGTGGCCCTGACGGTTGCCCCGGCGGCCTCCTCTACCCTGCTGAAAAACTCCAAGCCCAAAGAGCTCAAGTGGTTCGACAAGGTGCAGGAAAAGTACGTCAAGAGCCTGGAATGGTGCTTCCAGCACCGCTGGGCACCGTTGGGCGCGGCAGTGGTGCTGCTGGTGTTCTGCGGCTGGCGCGTGATGTCCATGGGCGTTGAGATGCTGCCCACCATCACCAGCAACGAGGCCATCGTCACCCTCTCCACCGAGAAGGATATGACCAAAGAAGAATCCTATGCTGTGGCCGAGAATGTCATTGATGCCCTGCTGGCTGTGGACAACGTGGAAGAGGTGGGCGTTACCACCGACAGCCGCGTGGCCGGAATGGATGTCGGCCAGCTGGGCCTGCCCCAGACCATCACCGACCTGCTGAAAGCCGCCAACAGCTACGGCACTTACCAGATCAACGTGATGCTGGACGAAAGCCTCTCCTCCCGGCAGATCGAACAGGCCCGCGAGGCGCTGGAGGAAGCTGTGAACGGCGTGGAGAACTGCACCGCCACCGTTGAGATCAGCGGAATGCAGGAGCTGACCAGCCAGCTGGATATGGGCCTGACCGTTCAGGTCTCCGGCAGCGACATTGATACCATGACTGCCCTCTCCGAGAAGGTGGTGGATATGGTCAACGAGATGGACGGCTTTACCAATGCCACCAACGGTCTGGGCAGCGGCGATGCCACCATCAACCTGCAGATTGACCGGGATAAGGTCCGTTCCTACGGCCTGACCGTGGCGCAGGTCTACCAGCAGATCGCCGCCAAGCTGACCACCACCACCACGGCCCAGACCCCCGTTGCCATCGATGGCTCCACCATGAATGTCCAGATCAGCAACAATCTGGACCCCATGACCAAGGAAAACATGATGGATATGACCTTTACGACCTCCGTCATGGCCGCCGACGGCACCACCGAGACCGGCACCTGCACGCTGGGCGATATGGCCACTTGGGTCACCGGCTCCACCCCGGACTCCATCACCAGCAAGAACCAGACCCGCTATATCAGCGTGACGGCGGATGCGGTGGAGGGCACCAATACCACCACCGAGACCCGCGCGCTGGAAAAGAAGCTGAACGAGTTTGCCGCATCCGATGAAATGCCCGAGGGCTGCAGCTTCTATATGGGCGGCGGCTCTGAGATCAACGGCATGGTGGTGGATCAGATGGGCCAGTGGATGTTCCTGGCTCTGCCCTTCGTCTACCTTGTTATGGTGGCCCAGTTCCAGAGCCTGCTCTCCCCCTTCATTGTTCTGTTCACCATTCCGCTGGCCTTTACCGGCGGTCTGCTGGGCCTGCTGCTCACCGGCCAGCAGCTGACCATGATCTCCCTGATGGGCTTCATCGTCCTGATGGGCACGGTCGTCAACAACGGCATCGTGTTCGTGGATTACGCCAACCAGCTGCGCATCGGCGGCATGGAGCGCCGCGCGGCCCTGATCGCCACCGGCAAAACACGAATGCGCCCCATCTTGATGACCACCCTGACCACCGTTCTGGCCATGCTCCAGCTGGTGTTCAGCGGCGATATGGCCAGCCAGCTGATGAGCGGTATGGCCATCGTCATCATCTTTGGCCTGACCTACGCCACCCTGATGACCCTGTACGTTGTGCCCCTGATGTATGACATCCTCTTCAAGAAGCCGCCGCTGAACGTGGATATCGGCGATGAGAACCTTGACGACATCCCCGATGATGCCGCCGAGTATATCGCCCAGAACACCGCTCAGCCGGAGTAAGAAAATTTCCCCAAAGCACCCTTCACAGCCAAGTGAGGGGTGCTTTTTTGATACTTGCAGGATAGATAAAATGATGATAAAATATAAACGTAGAAAAGTACTCTTTTTCTGAAACGAAAGGATGGCGGAAATGCGGTTCGTACAGTTGGATGAGAAGAATGAAGAACGCATGAATGCTATCCGTAAATTCACCCTGATGGATGACACCTTTATGACACAGGTGTTTTCAGGAGATAAAGAGAGCACACAGGAGCTGCTTCGCATCATCCTGAAACGAAAGGACCTGACCGTCGCAAGGTCTGCAACACAGCTTACGATCGGCAATCTGTTTGGCCGTTCTGTACGGCTGGACATTTATGCAACGGATGATGCAGGCAAGCAGTACGATATCGAAGTACAGCAGGAAGATAAGGGAGCCGCTCCGGAACGGGCGCGGCTGAACAGTGCGCTGTTTGATTCCCGCCTGACGACTTCTGGCGAAAAATATTCTGACCTGCCTGAGACATATATCATATTTATTACGGCAAATGATGTTTTGGGAGATGGTCTGCCGGTTTACAATATTGAACGGACGATTCAGGAAACCGGGAAGCTGTTCCACGACCGTGCACATATCGTATATGTGAACGGCGCATATCGGGGAACGGATGAGGTCGGCGCGCTGATGCAGGATTTCCGCTGTGATGACTATCGGGATATCCGGAACCCCAAAATAAGGGCAAGAGTAAAATACTTTAAAGAAGAAACGGAAGGAGTGGCAGCTATGTGCAAGACAATGCAGGTGATCGTTGATCGGGAACGAGAAGATGCCGAGGTGGCAAAGGGAAAGCGCATTGCGCTCAATCTCTGGAAGAACGGAGAGCATGATCTGGATAAGATCGCCCAGACCACCGAACTTTCGTTAGAACAGGTGCGGGAGGCAATTACCGAACCGTGTTCTGCATAAGAAAACTTCCCCAAAGCACCCTTCACAGCCATGTGAGGGGTGCTTTTTGTCAATCTGCTAAAAAATTTGCCGCAGCTTTGGCACAGTCTCTAAAAATTGGGGGGATTCAATAAAAAATATTGACAGGGGGGAGGGGGAGATGTAAAATGAGGTCACAATGCAGAAGGTGTAGGGGTATGCTTTCTGTGTGGTAAAATATCATTTTACATTGGAGGTTCTACAAATGAAAATGCTCAAGAAAATGGCCGCCCTTCTGCTGGTCGGCGTAATGGCTCTGGCACTGCTCACCGCTTGCGGCGATGAGGCTCCCAGCAAGTCTTTTGCACAGCAGGTTGAAGAAACTGCATTTGAAGCAATGAAGCAGTCTACCGGTATTCAGGTAAATGACGCGGATCTGAAGAAACTGGCAGAAAGCAAAATCGATCAGATCAATATGGAAGATGGCACCTTTAATTTCAAAAATGCTCTGGATATGCAGGCGCTCATGAAGGAAATTCAGGAACTGAAGGACGTGCATGCTGAGATTAATGTTAAAGCAGCGATGCCGTTCCCTGAGAGTGTTGTGACCACGGATAAACCCTATAAAGTACTGGAAGTCACCCCGGAGAATATTGGCGATGTGGCAAAAATTGTTGCCAGAATGGGCAAGCTCAACAGTATTGAGAATGACGGGCTGAAAGTCAATAAACTGGGTATTGTAGCAAAGACTGTGAATGGAAAAACCTACGTTGCAGTTGCTATGGATGTGACCACAAGTGTTGAGGAAATTCTGAGCATGCTGGGCGTTGGCTAAAAGGTAAATGAAGTAAATACTCGGAAATTTTCCCCGGAGCGCCTACCCCTGGCCCTCCGGGGCTTTTTTCTGCCTATGGGGCAGAATTTACAAAAAATCTCTCGAAATATTGGATAGATTCCCTTAAAAAATGCCAACACAGAAGGAGAAAATTGTGATATAATCAAAACAATAAAGGATAAAACAGAGAGTGTGCTGTCCCCAAAAAATACAAAAGGAGGCGAGCCCTATGGCACAGTTTCTCTCCAAGCCCTTTGGCATGACTCCAAACGGCGAAAAGATCAATGAATACATCATCTCGAACCCCGGCGGGCTGGCGGTCAGTGTGCTGAACTACGGCTGTATCATCAAGAATATCTGGGTGCCCACCAAGAGCGGGCCGGTGGATGTGGTGCTGGGCCACGACACCTACGCCGATTACGTCAAGGACTTTGAATCGTCCGGCAGTACCTGCTGCGGCGCGTTCGTGGGCCGGTATGCCAACCGCATCGAGAACGCCGTGTTCAATGTGGGCGGCAAGACCTATCAGCTGGAAGCCAACAACGGCAAAAACCACCTGCACGGCACCTTCCCGCGCAAGCTGTATGAGGTAAAGACCTTTGGCGATACCCTGCTTCTGGAGGCGGAAAGCCCCGATGGAGAGGATGGTTTCCCGGGAAATCTGAAGATCTCGGTGCGGTATATCCTCACCGAGGACAACGCCCTGCGGATGGATTACCGTGTCTCCTCTGATGCCGACACCATCATCAACCTGACCAACCACACCTACTTCAATCTGGATGGCGGCGGCGATGTGCTGGGCCAGAAGCTGCGCATCTATGCGTCCCGCTATCTGGAGGGCAACAACGAGACCTGCCCCACCGGCAATATCCTGCCCGTGGCGGGCACGCCGATGGATTTCCGGGCGGGCAAGCCCATTGGCCGGGACATCGACACCGGCTTTTCCCAGACCACCATGGTGGGCGGCGGCTATGACCACTGCTTTGTCATCGACAGGGGCCGCGGGGCCAGCCAGAGCCTGTGCGCCTGGGCTTCCAGCGATAAGACCGGCATCAGCATGAAGGTCTATACCACCCAGCCCGGCGTGCAGCTCTACACCGGCAATTTCCTGCAGGACTGCCCTGCCCCCGGCAAGGGTGGCGTGCCGATGCAGAAATACGGCGGCTTTGCGCTGGAGACCCAGCACTTCCCCTGCAGCCCCTCCCACCCGGAGTTCCCCTCCACCGCCCTGCGGGCCGGGAAAGTGTTCCGCGCCAACACCACCCTGCGGTTCTTCACCGGCAAACAGTGCGGGAAACTGTAAAATGCAGCCCTCTCATTCAAAGCCTGACGGCTTTGCCTGAGAGGGCTTTTTCTCTGATTTGCACAAAGTGTTCCATCACTCCATGTGCAAAACACAAAAAAAGCTTGTAAATCAATGTGCGGGAAAATAAATGGAAACAAAAATCCATCCTTATAAAATTCCCGTTACTTGATTCTGCGGCCAAAACGTTGTATCCTTGTGGCAGAAGGCGGGCCTGCCCCGCGCAAGCAACTTTGGTGACGAGAAGAGAGGTACTTTTATGGCAATTTTGGTTTCCGGCGGTGCCGGTTATATCGGCAGCCACACCTGTATCGAACTGCTGAACGCTGGCTTTGACATCGTGGTGGCAGATAACTATTACAACGCTTCCCCCGTGGTGCTGGATCGGGTCAAGCAGATCACCGGCAAGGACTTCCGGTTCTATCAGGCCGATATGACAAAGCACGAGGACGTGGAGAAGATCTTCACCGAGTGCCCTGATATCGATGCCGTCATCCAGTTTGCCGCCTATAAGGCTGTGGGCGAGAGCGTTTCCAAGCCCATCGAGTACTACTATAACAACCTCAACTGCACGCTGGTCATTCTGGACGTGATGCGCCGCCACAACTGCCGCAACTTCGTGTTCAGCTCTTCCGCCACTGTCTACGGTGACCCCGCCAGCGTGCCCATCACCGAGGACTTCCCCGTGGGTGCCACCACCAACCCCTACGGCACCACCAAGGCCTTTACTGAGCGCATCCTGACCGATGTCTGCAAGGCTGACCCCACCCTGAACGTGGCCCTGCTCCGTTACTTCAACCCCATCGGTGCCCACAAGTCCGGCCTGATCGGCGAGGACCCCAACGGTATCCCCAACAACCTGATGCCTTACATCGCCAAGGTGGCCGTGGGCAAGCTGGAAAAGGTGCATGTCTTTGGCAACGACTACCCCACCCCCGACGGCACCGGCGTGCGCGATTACATCCATGTGGTTGACCTGGCCCGGGGCCATGTCTGCGCCATCAAGAAGCTGCAGACCAACTGCGGCCTGTTCATCTGCAACCTGGGCACCGGCCACGGCTACAGCGTGCTGGATGTCATCCATGCCTTTGAGAAGGCCTGCGGCAAGAAGCTCCCCTATGTGATCGATCCCCGCCGCCCCGGCGATATCGCCGAGTGCTATGCCGATCCCACCAAGGCCAAGAATGAGCTGGGCTGGGTGGCTGAGTACGGCATCGAGGAGATGTGTGCCGACAGCTGGAACTGGCAGAAGAACAACCCCGATGGCTATCACACCGTGAAGTAAACAGAACTGTTCTCAAAACGCACCTTTGAACGTGAAAATTCAGGGGTGCGTTTTCTTTTGCCCGGAAATCTGCCGGAACAGGAGAAAGATTTCTACAAAAAACAGCGGGGACAGGCGAGAATTTTTGCCGCTTCCTGCCTTGACAATGCCTTTGAGTTAGCATATATTAAGACTGTTCACATACACTAACATTTTGTCGAAGGAAAGGCATCTGCCATGACATTAAAGGAACTGAAGATCGGCGAAAGTGCCGTGATCGATACAGTGGGCGGAACGGGAGAACTCCGCCAGCATTTTCTGGATATGGGGCTGATCCCCGGCGAGAAGGTCACGCTGGTGAAATTTGCGCCCATGGGGGACCCCATGGAGCTGCAGATCCACGGCTATGAGCTGACCCTGCGGCTGGACGATGCGGCACGGATCGAGATCACCCCGGCGGAAGCACCCGCAGCAGCTCCGGCACGGAAGGCCGGCCGGATGGTGGAGCACCCGGGCCTGGGCGAGGGCGGCCGCTACCACACCAAAAAGGGTGAACACCCGCTGCCGGATGGAACGGTGCTGACATTTGCGCTGGCCGGAAATCAGAACTGCGGCAAAACGACTCTGTTCAACCAGCTCACCGGCTCCAACCAGCATGTGGGCAACTTTCCGGGCGTGACGGTGGACCGCAAGAGCGGTGCCATCCGGGAACACCCCGATACCGAAGTCACCGACCTGCCCGGCATCTACTCCATGTCGCCCTATTCCAGCGAGGAGATCGTGACCCGGCAGTTCATCATTGGCGAAAAGCCCACGGGCATCATCAACATCGTGGATGCCACCAACATCGAGCGCAACCTGTACTTAACGATGCAGCTGATGGAGCTGGACACCCCCATGGTGCTGGCACTGAATATGATGGATGAGGTGCGCGGCAACGGCGGCACCATCAACATCAACGAGATGGAAGCGATGCTGGGCATCCCGGTGGTCCCCATTTCCGCCGCCAAGAACGAGGGCGTGGATGAGCTGGTGGATCACGCCATCCATGTGGCAAAGTATCAGGAGCGTCCGGGCCGGATGGACTTCTGCGGCGAGGATGACCACGGCGGT contains:
- a CDS encoding efflux RND transporter permease subunit; translated protein: MEKFSVKKPFTVLVAVIMVIMLGLVSVQNMQTNLLPNVNTPYLMVVTVYPGASPERVENEVSDVMESALGTISGVKNVTATSAENYSLLLMEFEDDTDMNSAVVKVSNKVDQTASSLPSTCMTPSIIEYTLNMNAFMTVAVSREGSDSYELADFVNDTMVPYIERQGGVSNISANGLVTRMVQVQLDQEKIDAINEKLLEVIDVQLADAKAQLDTAEAQIEAGRKQYETQLASYDKLVSDTINSQYSGELQDSFMLVKKQAQALLDSVNQLIAVVNEPEIQQALIDVRDGLQRVVDKFNETGMQDIDSLIEIVAELRDITDKLTTALQELQQRLNAQGDTAGTTAGELADDLQVQQSLNNIYSTLESTIKAMDDVPGLMDQFTQIVGSYSQQQLQAYIKFTEAREMLNDYEKQLEDAKQQYEDAKQMAMENSDVAKMLDIDTLAQLIYAQNFSMPAGYVKDSSNKSWLLKVGEEYDSIEDISGALLLHVDGFGDVRLSDVADVQIIDNAEDSFTRLNGERSVVLKIFKSNSSSAGEVSGNCKAAFKELEQKYDGLHVVVLSNQGNYISIIVSSILSSMLIGAALAIIVLAIFLKDIKPTLVVGISIPLSVLFAVVLMYFTGLDMNIMTLAGLSLGIGMLVDNSIVVIENIYRLRSRGVPAARAAVQGTKQVGMAIMASTLTSVCVFLPVIFTSGVIKSLLQPMSMCIGYCLAASLIVALTVAPAASSTLLKNSKPKELKWFDKVQEKYVKSLEWCFQHRWAPLGAAVVLLVFCGWRVMSMGVEMLPTITSNEAIVTLSTEKDMTKEESYAVAENVIDALLAVDNVEEVGVTTDSRVAGMDVGQLGLPQTITDLLKAANSYGTYQINVMLDESLSSRQIEQAREALEEAVNGVENCTATVEISGMQELTSQLDMGLTVQVSGSDIDTMTALSEKVVDMVNEMDGFTNATNGLGSGDATINLQIDRDKVRSYGLTVAQVYQQIAAKLTTTTTAQTPVAIDGSTMNVQISNNLDPMTKENMMDMTFTTSVMAADGTTETGTCTLGDMATWVTGSTPDSITSKNQTRYISVTADAVEGTNTTTETRALEKKLNEFAASDEMPEGCSFYMGGGSEINGMVVDQMGQWMFLALPFVYLVMVAQFQSLLSPFIVLFTIPLAFTGGLLGLLLTGQQLTMISLMGFIVLMGTVVNNGIVFVDYANQLRIGGMERRAALIATGKTRMRPILMTTLTTVLAMLQLVFSGDMASQLMSGMAIVIIFGLTYATLMTLYVVPLMYDILFKKPPLNVDIGDENLDDIPDDAAEYIAQNTAQPE
- a CDS encoding PD-(D/E)XK nuclease family transposase — translated: MRFVQLDEKNEERMNAIRKFTLMDDTFMTQVFSGDKESTQELLRIILKRKDLTVARSATQLTIGNLFGRSVRLDIYATDDAGKQYDIEVQQEDKGAAPERARLNSALFDSRLTTSGEKYSDLPETYIIFITANDVLGDGLPVYNIERTIQETGKLFHDRAHIVYVNGAYRGTDEVGALMQDFRCDDYRDIRNPKIRARVKYFKEETEGVAAMCKTMQVIVDREREDAEVAKGKRIALNLWKNGEHDLDKIAQTTELSLEQVREAITEPCSA
- a CDS encoding aldose epimerase family protein, whose protein sequence is MAQFLSKPFGMTPNGEKINEYIISNPGGLAVSVLNYGCIIKNIWVPTKSGPVDVVLGHDTYADYVKDFESSGSTCCGAFVGRYANRIENAVFNVGGKTYQLEANNGKNHLHGTFPRKLYEVKTFGDTLLLEAESPDGEDGFPGNLKISVRYILTEDNALRMDYRVSSDADTIINLTNHTYFNLDGGGDVLGQKLRIYASRYLEGNNETCPTGNILPVAGTPMDFRAGKPIGRDIDTGFSQTTMVGGGYDHCFVIDRGRGASQSLCAWASSDKTGISMKVYTTQPGVQLYTGNFLQDCPAPGKGGVPMQKYGGFALETQHFPCSPSHPEFPSTALRAGKVFRANTTLRFFTGKQCGKL
- the galE gene encoding UDP-glucose 4-epimerase GalE — encoded protein: MAILVSGGAGYIGSHTCIELLNAGFDIVVADNYYNASPVVLDRVKQITGKDFRFYQADMTKHEDVEKIFTECPDIDAVIQFAAYKAVGESVSKPIEYYYNNLNCTLVILDVMRRHNCRNFVFSSSATVYGDPASVPITEDFPVGATTNPYGTTKAFTERILTDVCKADPTLNVALLRYFNPIGAHKSGLIGEDPNGIPNNLMPYIAKVAVGKLEKVHVFGNDYPTPDGTGVRDYIHVVDLARGHVCAIKKLQTNCGLFICNLGTGHGYSVLDVIHAFEKACGKKLPYVIDPRRPGDIAECYADPTKAKNELGWVAEYGIEEMCADSWNWQKNNPDGYHTVK